A genomic stretch from Desulfotignum balticum DSM 7044 includes:
- a CDS encoding propionyl-CoA synthetase has product MSNLYDQAYEQSIKDPEGFWGPIAETCHWYKKWDQVLDDANTPFFRWFAGGETNTCYNAVDLHVDEGRGNQAAVIYDSPVTDTITTYTYNDLKDQVSRFAGVLKDRGVAKGDRVIIYMPMIPQALFAMLACARIGAIHSVVFGGFAANELATRIDDAKPKVIVSASCGIEVKRVIPYKPLLDKAIDLSGTKPEACIIFARPQADADMQKGRDFDWDEAMGQAAPADCVPVAATDPLYILYTSGTTGQPKGIVRDNGGHMVALKWTMNAIYGVNQGDVYWAASDIGWVVGHSYIVYAPLFKGCTTILYEGKPVGTPDASAFWRVISQHKVKTMFTAPTAFRAIKQQDPAAKLMAGFDLSHFKYLFLAGERTDPDTLSWAEDSLKVPVIDHWWQTETGWAIAANCVGLHPFPVKPGSPTKAAPGWDLAVLDEAGQPVGPGGIGAIVARLPLPPGTLPTLWQNDDRYISAYLATFPGYYETADAGYIDADGYVFVMARTDDIINVAGHRLSTGAMEEVIAGHPDVAECAVMGVEDALKGQVPLGMVVLNAGVDRDQEEIIKEVVQKVRDTIGPVAAFKKAVVVQRLPKTRSGKILRGTMRAIADKKDYKVPATIDDDTILEEIETSLGKIGYGRQA; this is encoded by the coding sequence ATGTCCAATCTGTATGATCAAGCTTATGAACAATCCATCAAAGACCCGGAAGGATTCTGGGGACCCATTGCTGAAACGTGCCACTGGTATAAAAAATGGGACCAGGTGCTGGATGATGCCAATACCCCTTTTTTCCGGTGGTTTGCAGGCGGTGAAACCAACACCTGCTACAACGCGGTGGACCTGCATGTGGATGAAGGCAGAGGAAACCAGGCCGCCGTCATTTATGACAGTCCCGTGACCGACACCATCACCACCTATACCTACAATGATCTGAAAGACCAGGTGTCGCGCTTTGCCGGGGTACTGAAAGACCGGGGTGTGGCCAAAGGAGACCGGGTCATCATCTACATGCCCATGATTCCTCAAGCCCTGTTTGCCATGCTGGCCTGTGCCAGAATCGGGGCCATCCATTCCGTGGTGTTCGGCGGGTTTGCCGCCAATGAACTGGCCACAAGGATAGACGATGCCAAACCCAAGGTCATTGTGTCCGCGTCCTGCGGCATTGAAGTCAAGCGGGTGATCCCCTACAAACCGCTGCTGGACAAGGCCATCGACCTGTCCGGCACCAAGCCGGAAGCCTGCATCATATTTGCGCGGCCCCAGGCAGATGCTGACATGCAAAAAGGAAGGGATTTTGACTGGGATGAGGCCATGGGCCAGGCAGCACCGGCCGACTGTGTGCCTGTGGCGGCCACAGACCCGTTGTACATCCTGTATACCTCGGGCACAACCGGCCAGCCCAAAGGCATTGTCCGGGACAACGGCGGGCACATGGTGGCCCTGAAATGGACCATGAACGCCATTTACGGCGTCAACCAGGGGGATGTGTACTGGGCCGCCTCGGACATCGGCTGGGTGGTGGGACATTCCTATATTGTATATGCGCCCTTGTTCAAGGGGTGCACCACGATTCTCTATGAAGGAAAACCCGTGGGAACACCGGATGCCTCGGCGTTCTGGCGGGTCATCTCCCAGCATAAAGTGAAAACCATGTTCACCGCGCCCACGGCATTCAGGGCCATCAAGCAGCAGGATCCGGCAGCCAAATTGATGGCCGGCTTTGATCTGTCCCATTTCAAATACCTGTTTCTGGCCGGAGAAAGAACCGATCCAGACACCCTTTCCTGGGCGGAAGACAGCCTTAAGGTGCCGGTGATCGACCACTGGTGGCAGACCGAAACCGGGTGGGCCATTGCCGCCAACTGTGTGGGGCTCCACCCGTTCCCGGTCAAACCCGGGTCCCCCACCAAGGCAGCCCCGGGCTGGGACCTGGCTGTGCTGGATGAGGCGGGACAGCCCGTGGGCCCCGGTGGGATCGGCGCCATTGTTGCCAGGCTGCCCCTGCCGCCGGGCACCCTGCCCACGTTGTGGCAGAATGACGACAGATATATTTCCGCCTACCTGGCAACATTCCCGGGATACTATGAAACCGCGGATGCCGGGTATATTGATGCGGACGGGTATGTATTTGTCATGGCCAGGACCGATGACATCATCAATGTGGCCGGCCACCGGTTGTCCACCGGTGCCATGGAAGAGGTGATCGCCGGACACCCGGATGTGGCGGAATGCGCGGTCATGGGGGTGGAAGATGCCCTCAAGGGTCAGGTGCCTTTGGGAATGGTGGTGCTTAACGCCGGCGTGGACCGGGACCAGGAAGAGATCATCAAAGAGGTGGTCCAGAAGGTCAGGGACACCATCGGCCCGGTAGCGGCCTTCAAGAAGGCCGTGGTTGTTCAGCGCCTGCCCAAGACCCGGTCCGGAAAAATTCTTAGAGGCACCATGCGGGCCATTGCTGATAAAAAAGACTACAAGGTGCCGGCCACCATCGATGACGACACCATCCTGGAAGAGATTGAAACCTCGCTGGGAAAGATCGGATATGGCAGACAGGCATGA
- the acs gene encoding acetate--CoA ligase codes for MSRKEVVETTEAQIAVHWKEEEYYYPSPKFIGQANLTDPAVFDRFSLDNFPDYYTDFAEMLTWYKYWDEVLDTSDAPCFKWFKGGLINASYNCIDRHLKDNKNKTAIHFVPELEEERIDHITYQELYVRVNEFASLLRNFAGLKRGDRVTIHMPMSAELPITMLACARLGVIHSVVFGGFSASACADRIVDSNSRVLITMDAYYRAGKLLNHKQHADEAVKISEKQGQVVDKVLVWQRYPGKYSSDTPMQDGRDVFVNEELKNHFGDRIEPEKMRSEDPLFLMYTSGTTGKPKGCQHSTGGYLAYVTAMSKYIQDIHPEDVYWCMADIGWITGHSFIVYGPLALCASSVIYEGVPTYPDAGRSWRIAQDLDVNIFHTAPTAIRALRKLGPDEPAKYTYHFKHMTTVGEPIEPEVWKWYESAVGKGEAIIVDTWWQTETGGFLCSTVPGIKPMKPGSAGPGVPGIHPFILDDEGKEIKETGIAGNICIRNPWPGQFQTIWGDRQRFVDTYFAPICRNPESKDWKDWPYLAGDAAMMAEDGYFRILGRIDDVINVSGHRLGTKEIESAAMVVDEVAEAAVVPVSHEIKGKEPDLYIALKTGVQPSDALAKKISDAICDQIGKIAKPRRVWLVPDMPKTRSGKIMRRVLGAISNRGDVGDVMTLANPEIVEEIKNMVQK; via the coding sequence ATGAGCAGAAAAGAAGTTGTCGAAACCACGGAAGCCCAGATCGCTGTCCACTGGAAGGAAGAAGAGTACTATTATCCTTCCCCCAAATTCATCGGCCAGGCCAATCTGACCGATCCGGCCGTCTTTGACCGGTTCAGCTTGGACAATTTTCCGGACTATTACACTGATTTTGCTGAAATGCTCACCTGGTATAAATATTGGGACGAGGTCCTGGACACCAGTGACGCACCCTGTTTCAAATGGTTCAAAGGCGGTCTGATCAATGCCAGCTACAACTGCATCGACCGCCATCTGAAAGACAACAAAAACAAAACCGCTATCCATTTTGTTCCGGAACTCGAAGAAGAACGCATTGACCATATCACTTACCAGGAACTGTATGTCAGGGTCAATGAATTCGCGTCCCTGCTGCGCAATTTTGCCGGGCTCAAGCGCGGGGACCGGGTCACCATTCACATGCCCATGTCTGCGGAGCTGCCCATCACCATGCTGGCCTGTGCCCGGCTCGGGGTGATCCATTCCGTTGTCTTCGGCGGATTTTCCGCATCGGCCTGCGCGGACCGGATCGTGGATTCCAATTCCCGGGTGCTGATCACCATGGATGCCTATTACCGGGCCGGGAAACTGCTCAACCACAAGCAGCATGCGGACGAGGCCGTGAAAATTTCCGAAAAACAGGGCCAGGTGGTGGACAAGGTCCTGGTATGGCAGCGGTATCCGGGCAAATACTCTTCTGATACCCCCATGCAGGACGGCCGGGACGTGTTTGTAAATGAAGAACTGAAAAACCATTTTGGCGACCGGATTGAACCAGAAAAAATGCGGTCTGAAGATCCTCTGTTTCTCATGTACACCAGCGGTACCACGGGCAAACCCAAAGGATGCCAGCACAGTACCGGCGGATACCTGGCCTATGTCACGGCCATGTCCAAATATATCCAGGACATCCACCCGGAAGATGTGTACTGGTGCATGGCAGACATCGGATGGATCACGGGCCATTCCTTTATTGTATACGGACCCCTGGCCCTGTGCGCCTCTTCTGTGATCTACGAAGGGGTGCCCACCTATCCGGATGCCGGCCGGTCCTGGCGCATCGCCCAGGACCTGGATGTCAACATCTTCCATACCGCCCCCACCGCCATCCGGGCTTTGCGAAAACTGGGACCGGACGAGCCCGCCAAATACACCTATCACTTCAAACATATGACCACGGTGGGCGAGCCCATCGAACCGGAAGTGTGGAAATGGTATGAAAGTGCCGTGGGCAAAGGAGAAGCCATCATCGTGGACACCTGGTGGCAGACGGAAACCGGCGGGTTTTTATGTTCCACCGTGCCGGGCATCAAGCCCATGAAACCGGGCAGCGCGGGCCCCGGAGTTCCGGGCATTCACCCCTTTATCCTGGATGACGAAGGCAAAGAGATCAAAGAAACCGGGATCGCCGGCAACATCTGTATCCGCAACCCCTGGCCGGGACAGTTCCAGACCATCTGGGGAGACCGCCAGCGGTTTGTGGATACCTATTTTGCCCCCATCTGCAGAAATCCGGAGAGCAAGGATTGGAAAGACTGGCCCTATCTGGCCGGAGATGCGGCCATGATGGCTGAAGACGGCTATTTCCGCATCCTGGGACGAATCGATGATGTCATCAATGTGTCCGGCCACCGCCTGGGCACCAAGGAGATCGAATCTGCGGCCATGGTGGTGGATGAGGTGGCCGAAGCCGCGGTGGTGCCGGTATCCCATGAGATCAAAGGCAAGGAACCGGACCTGTATATCGCCCTGAAAACCGGGGTCCAGCCGTCAGACGCGCTGGCAAAAAAAATCTCTGACGCCATATGTGACCAGATCGGCAAGATTGCCAAACCCAGACGGGTCTGGCTGGTGCCGGACATGCCCAAAACCCGGTCCGGAAAAATCATGCGCCGGGTCCTGGGCGCCATTTCGAATAGAGGCGATGTCGGGGATGTCATGACCCTGGCCAACCCGGAAATTGTGGAAGAGATCAAAAACATGGTTCAAAAATAA
- a CDS encoding lactate utilization protein, translating into MKNPIDNYWRLKLEAVKEALEKNKFEVFISDTAAGAKDLALEQIIPALDVKSVSWGGSMSFVSTGLFHALMEKKDLEIINTFDKTLSFDDMMETRRQSLLADLFITGTNALTEAGQLVNLDMIGNRVGAMMWGPKHVLLIIGRNKLCADLEDAMFRIKNYAAPVNVMNLDKKTPCAATGICQDCASPDRICNYWTIIEKSFVKHRIKIILVNEDLGF; encoded by the coding sequence ATGAAAAATCCCATAGATAATTACTGGCGCTTAAAGCTGGAAGCCGTTAAGGAAGCTCTTGAAAAAAACAAATTCGAGGTGTTCATTTCAGACACGGCTGCCGGCGCCAAAGACCTGGCCCTGGAACAGATCATTCCGGCCCTGGATGTCAAAAGCGTTTCCTGGGGCGGCTCCATGTCCTTTGTGTCCACGGGCCTGTTTCATGCGCTCATGGAAAAAAAAGATCTGGAGATCATCAACACATTCGATAAAACCCTTTCTTTTGACGACATGATGGAAACACGGCGCCAGTCACTGCTGGCGGACCTGTTCATCACCGGCACCAATGCATTGACCGAAGCGGGTCAGCTGGTGAACCTGGATATGATCGGCAACCGGGTCGGGGCCATGATGTGGGGACCCAAACATGTGCTGCTGATTATCGGACGAAACAAACTGTGTGCGGATCTGGAAGATGCCATGTTCCGGATCAAAAACTATGCGGCCCCGGTGAACGTCATGAATCTGGATAAAAAAACGCCCTGTGCCGCCACCGGCATATGCCAGGACTGTGCCAGCCCGGACCGGATCTGTAACTACTGGACCATTATTGAGAAATCTTTTGTAAAACACCGGATTAAAATTATTCTGGTCAATGAAGATCTGGGGTTTTAA
- the dfsP gene encoding DUF166 family (seleno)protein DfsP, with protein sequence MQTIAVFQQNNSGETKIKGIAKFGDRQFDIQIFNIEPDLPPVLDDTSPYLPKTIEADLVLDYLKHCDLSEDLSRLCDNLGIPIVSSGKKLQCGHAFCPPICCTLQESNALGLYGKMFGTPRITVDLDEDRVAQIRVHRGAPCGATWLAAEKVKGLPLDQAMTRFGLEVQFFCSANPAGWDPLWGKSPVHLAADIHTAALKTSLKKKNKTASNT encoded by the coding sequence ATGCAGACCATTGCCGTGTTCCAACAAAACAATTCAGGAGAAACCAAGATAAAAGGGATTGCCAAATTCGGTGATCGCCAGTTTGATATTCAAATTTTTAATATTGAACCGGATCTGCCGCCGGTGCTGGATGATACATCCCCTTATCTGCCCAAAACGATTGAAGCGGATCTGGTTCTGGATTATCTCAAACATTGCGATCTGTCCGAGGATCTGAGCCGGTTGTGCGACAACTTAGGCATTCCCATTGTCTCATCAGGCAAAAAACTGCAATGCGGCCATGCGTTTTGTCCTCCCATCTGCTGTACGTTGCAGGAAAGCAATGCCCTGGGCTTATATGGCAAAATGTTCGGTACCCCCCGGATCACAGTGGATCTTGATGAAGACCGGGTGGCACAAATCCGGGTTCATCGCGGCGCTCCCTGCGGTGCCACCTGGCTGGCAGCGGAAAAGGTCAAGGGACTGCCTCTGGATCAAGCCATGACCCGGTTCGGGCTGGAAGTCCAGTTTTTCTGCTCCGCCAATCCGGCCGGGTGGGATCCGTTATGGGGCAAAAGCCCGGTTCACCTGGCCGCAGACATTCATACCGCCGCGTTGAAGACCAGCCTGAAGAAAAAAAATAAAACCGCGTCTAATACCTGA
- the dinB gene encoding DNA polymerase IV — translation MILHIDMDAFFAAVEQRDHPELKHRPVVVCGNSPRAVVSTASYEARQFGIHSAMPLFQAKQLCPHLIVVPGHRDKYAAASQQIMAIISKFTPLVEPVSIDEAYADVTGCSTLFGPPPVIARQIKQTLYNHLALTCSIGIAPVKFLAKIASDMNKPDGLTHITREQMPKVIQTLPVHQVPGVGKQAMHRMKELNIQTLGDIQRFDVTLLNKKFGKFGQRLYQLCRGLDDDRIRPRAARKSISCETTLETDISDEQTARKILLSLAGRVGRELRKKSRVCESVFIKIKFSDFTQITRTRKTPARTCSTEAIFHQARLLFEQVKLTQKIRLLGVGVSHLQPKHAPVQMALLSLPEDNTTKQWESVDQAMDRIFEKFGREMVTPAVLNPLKNPSPGKGGQMTRTSAKKLIISGKVQGVYFRLETRKAALQAGVDGYVKNRADGSVEAVFQGPPQAVDQMVAWCHQGPPAARVDQVTVETLAPQPDTTGFDIRY, via the coding sequence ATGATCCTGCACATTGACATGGACGCTTTTTTTGCGGCTGTGGAACAGCGGGACCACCCGGAACTGAAGCACCGGCCCGTGGTGGTATGCGGCAATTCGCCCCGGGCCGTGGTATCCACGGCCAGCTATGAAGCCAGACAATTCGGAATTCATTCCGCCATGCCCCTTTTCCAGGCCAAACAGCTTTGTCCGCATCTGATCGTGGTCCCGGGACACAGGGACAAATATGCCGCCGCATCCCAACAGATCATGGCGATCATTTCAAAATTCACCCCATTGGTGGAACCTGTGTCCATTGATGAAGCCTATGCCGATGTGACCGGGTGCAGCACCTTGTTCGGTCCCCCGCCGGTCATTGCAAGACAAATCAAACAGACCCTTTACAACCATCTGGCGTTAACCTGTTCCATCGGCATCGCCCCGGTGAAATTTCTGGCCAAAATCGCCTCGGACATGAACAAACCCGACGGGTTGACCCATATCACCCGGGAACAGATGCCAAAGGTCATTCAGACATTGCCCGTTCATCAGGTTCCGGGAGTGGGAAAGCAGGCCATGCACCGGATGAAAGAGCTGAATATTCAGACATTGGGGGATATTCAGCGGTTTGACGTGACACTGCTTAACAAAAAATTCGGCAAATTCGGCCAGCGGCTGTATCAGCTATGCCGGGGCCTGGATGATGACCGGATACGCCCCCGGGCCGCCCGCAAATCCATTTCCTGTGAAACCACCCTGGAAACCGATATTTCAGATGAACAGACCGCCAGAAAAATCCTGCTTTCCCTGGCCGGCCGGGTGGGAAGGGAGCTGAGAAAAAAAAGCCGGGTGTGTGAAAGTGTGTTCATTAAAATAAAGTTTTCCGACTTCACCCAGATCACCCGGACCCGGAAAACCCCGGCTCGGACCTGTTCAACAGAAGCGATTTTCCACCAGGCCCGGCTTTTGTTTGAACAAGTGAAACTCACCCAGAAAATCCGGTTGCTGGGAGTGGGGGTCTCTCATCTGCAACCCAAACATGCGCCGGTTCAGATGGCCCTGCTGTCTTTGCCTGAAGATAATACCACAAAACAATGGGAATCCGTGGATCAGGCCATGGACCGCATTTTTGAAAAATTCGGCCGGGAAATGGTGACACCGGCGGTATTGAACCCGTTGAAAAATCCGTCACCCGGGAAAGGAGGACAAATGACCCGGACAAGTGCAAAAAAACTGATCATTTCAGGAAAGGTCCAGGGCGTATATTTTCGACTGGAAACCCGGAAAGCAGCCCTTCAGGCAGGGGTTGACGGATATGTGAAAAACCGGGCTGACGGATCGGTGGAGGCCGTGTTTCAGGGTCCACCCCAGGCCGTGGATCAGATGGTGGCATGGTGTCACCAGGGTCCACCCGCGGCCCGGGTGGACCAGGTAACCGTTGAAACCCTTGCGCCTCAACCGGACACAACCGGTTTTGATATCAGGTATTAG
- a CDS encoding extracellular solute-binding protein, whose translation MRFHKWVFVLLVCCAALAGCSDNREGAETTEPSFSKLLVRENEPFLREYAPMPENIQWLTNDIDPVFASPDAEKGGLFRAALLSFPMTFRVVGPDSNGSFRSAILDNQLSLINIHPNTGNIIPELATHWAFAPDKKTMYFKLDKDARWSDGRPVTGWDFVYTLTFMRSEHIIAPWYNDYYTREIEQVMVYDDHTIGVKSTKAVPDLHLKLGISPTPEHFFHPLDKEFTYRYNWAVVPNTGPYQISEFKKGRYIRFARKIDWWAKDRRYFKHRFNVDTVQYSVIRDFNLQWEHFKKGRLETFGLVQPKYWYDKSKTRVIENGYVHRIWFFNDLPRPSLGMWLNQDKEVFSESYRRLAFAHAMNIDKVIEKVLRGDYFRLAQPFFGYGDYTDLTISARKYDVSRVESLMTGQGWHRADDGIWSRDGQRFSVTVTYGYDDHMPQLVVLKEEARKAGIELQLEKLDSSAMFKKFLEKQHDVAWMGWSTGMRPSYWQGWHSDNAHKPQTNNITNTDDPQLDALIDQYRESLDEAERIRLSKAIQNKIHEVCAYVPTFMVPYVRIAYWRWLKLPSFHGTRMSENLFDPFSSTVGGLFWMDPDLYDQTLSAMKQGTALPPVTLIDDRFKVTKDSP comes from the coding sequence ATGCGGTTTCATAAATGGGTGTTTGTGTTACTGGTGTGTTGTGCGGCCCTGGCTGGATGTTCAGACAACCGGGAAGGCGCAGAGACAACAGAGCCGTCATTTTCCAAACTTTTGGTCCGGGAAAATGAACCGTTTTTGCGTGAATATGCCCCCATGCCTGAAAATATTCAATGGCTGACCAATGATATTGATCCCGTGTTTGCATCACCTGATGCCGAAAAAGGCGGGCTGTTCAGAGCCGCTCTGCTCAGTTTTCCCATGACCTTCCGGGTGGTGGGGCCTGATTCCAACGGCAGTTTCAGGTCTGCGATCCTGGACAATCAGTTGTCATTGATCAATATCCATCCCAACACCGGCAACATCATTCCGGAACTGGCCACCCACTGGGCCTTTGCTCCGGATAAGAAAACCATGTATTTCAAGCTGGACAAAGATGCCCGGTGGTCTGACGGCCGGCCGGTCACGGGATGGGATTTTGTTTACACCCTCACGTTCATGCGCTCGGAACATATTATCGCGCCCTGGTACAATGACTATTACACCCGGGAGATCGAACAAGTCATGGTGTACGATGATCACACCATTGGTGTGAAAAGCACCAAAGCCGTGCCGGATCTTCACCTGAAACTGGGCATCAGCCCCACGCCCGAGCATTTTTTCCATCCTTTGGACAAAGAGTTCACTTACCGGTACAACTGGGCCGTGGTACCCAATACCGGTCCTTATCAGATTTCTGAATTCAAAAAAGGCCGGTATATCCGGTTTGCCAGAAAAATTGACTGGTGGGCAAAGGACCGGCGCTATTTTAAACACCGGTTCAATGTGGACACGGTCCAGTATTCGGTGATCAGAGATTTCAATCTTCAATGGGAGCATTTCAAGAAAGGCCGGCTGGAAACCTTTGGTCTGGTCCAGCCCAAATACTGGTATGATAAATCAAAGACCCGGGTGATTGAAAACGGGTATGTGCATCGGATCTGGTTTTTCAATGACCTGCCCCGGCCCAGTCTTGGCATGTGGCTTAATCAGGACAAGGAAGTTTTTTCTGAATCATACCGCCGTCTGGCATTTGCCCATGCCATGAACATCGATAAGGTCATTGAAAAAGTGCTGCGGGGGGATTATTTCCGCCTGGCCCAGCCGTTTTTCGGATATGGGGATTACACGGACCTCACGATTTCTGCCCGGAAATATGATGTGTCCAGAGTGGAATCCCTGATGACCGGGCAGGGATGGCACCGGGCCGATGACGGCATCTGGTCCAGAGACGGTCAGCGGTTTTCCGTCACTGTTACCTATGGATATGACGATCATATGCCCCAGCTGGTGGTGCTGAAAGAAGAAGCCCGCAAAGCCGGCATTGAGCTGCAACTGGAAAAACTGGATTCATCCGCCATGTTCAAAAAGTTTCTGGAAAAACAGCATGATGTGGCCTGGATGGGGTGGAGCACCGGCATGCGTCCGTCCTACTGGCAGGGATGGCATTCGGACAACGCCCACAAGCCCCAGACCAACAATATCACCAACACGGATGATCCGCAGCTGGATGCCCTGATCGATCAATACCGGGAAAGTCTGGATGAAGCAGAGCGGATCCGGCTGTCCAAAGCCATCCAGAACAAAATCCATGAGGTGTGTGCCTATGTGCCCACGTTTATGGTGCCCTATGTCCGGATCGCTTACTGGCGGTGGCTCAAGCTGCCGTCATTTCATGGCACCCGCATGTCCGAAAACCTGTTTGATCCGTTTTCATCCACGGTGGGCGGGCTTTTCTGGATGGATCCGGATCTGTATGATCAAACCCTTTCCGCCATGAAACAAGGCACGGCCCTGCCGCCGGTCACCCTTATCGATGACCGCTTCAAAGTGACGAAAGATTCCCCATGA
- a CDS encoding ABC transporter ATP-binding protein — protein MTQHTLLEIKDLVVEFDTEQGRVRAVDHVGFSLGKGRILGIAGESGCGKSVTALSIIRLLPKPVSQIVKGRILYQGQDLLTLPIQQMQRIRGRKIAMIFQEPMTALNPVHTAGRQMKEVFALHFPDMTAGEKHTQAIQLLERAGIPDPARVLDKYPHQLSGGIRQRVMIAMALSCEPDILIADEPTTALDVTIQAQILDLIKGLKNRSGMSIVLITHDLGVIAENCDDVAVMYAGQIVETADVRSLFKHPLHPYTKGLLVSIPSLSKHSKTRLPTIPGNVPDLARMPEGCRFADRCPDTEEICRTHPPRLRSVGKGRTVACHLVSRPFEQKKKRI, from the coding sequence ATGACGCAACACACACTGCTGGAAATCAAAGACCTGGTTGTGGAATTCGACACGGAACAGGGACGGGTCCGGGCCGTGGACCATGTGGGGTTTTCACTGGGAAAAGGCCGGATTTTAGGGATTGCCGGAGAATCCGGGTGCGGCAAAAGCGTGACCGCGTTAAGTATTATCCGGCTTTTACCCAAACCGGTGTCACAGATTGTCAAGGGCCGGATTCTGTATCAGGGTCAGGACCTGCTGACACTGCCGATTCAGCAGATGCAGCGCATCCGGGGCCGGAAAATCGCCATGATATTTCAGGAACCCATGACCGCGCTGAATCCGGTACACACGGCCGGCCGGCAGATGAAAGAGGTGTTTGCGCTGCATTTTCCGGACATGACCGCCGGTGAAAAACACACCCAGGCGATTCAGTTGCTGGAGCGGGCAGGGATTCCGGATCCGGCCCGGGTCCTGGATAAATATCCGCATCAGCTTTCCGGCGGGATCCGCCAGCGGGTGATGATTGCCATGGCTTTAAGCTGTGAACCCGATATCCTGATTGCCGATGAACCCACCACAGCCCTGGATGTGACCATTCAGGCACAGATTCTGGATCTGATCAAAGGACTGAAAAACAGATCCGGCATGTCCATTGTTCTCATCACCCATGATCTGGGCGTGATTGCGGAAAACTGTGATGACGTGGCTGTGATGTATGCCGGACAGATTGTCGAGACCGCCGATGTCCGGTCGCTTTTCAAACATCCGCTTCATCCTTATACCAAAGGATTGCTTGTTTCGATTCCTTCATTGTCCAAACACAGCAAAACCCGGTTGCCCACCATTCCCGGCAATGTGCCGGACCTGGCCCGGATGCCCGAAGGATGCCGGTTTGCAGACAGATGCCCGGATACCGAAGAAATCTGTCGGACGCATCCGCCCCGGCTGAGATCCGTGGGAAAGGGCCGGACAGTGGCGTGTCATCTGGTTTCCCGGCCTTTTGAACAAAAAAAGAAAAGAATATAA
- a CDS encoding cold-shock protein: MATGIVKWFNDAKGYGFIEQEDGPDVFVHHTGISATGFRSLNEGDRVSFDVEDGQKGPAAVNVVVL; encoded by the coding sequence ATGGCAACAGGGATTGTAAAATGGTTTAACGATGCAAAAGGGTATGGATTTATTGAACAGGAAGACGGGCCGGATGTTTTTGTGCACCATACAGGAATCAGCGCCACCGGTTTCAGATCATTGAACGAGGGTGACCGGGTCTCCTTTGACGTTGAAGACGGCCAGAAAGGTCCTGCGGCTGTCAACGTCGTTGTACTGTAG
- a CDS encoding ABC transporter ATP-binding protein yields MTILNVSRLIKYFPVLGGVFLRRTGWVHAVDDVSFSVEKGKTFGLVGESGCGKTTLGRCIMGLYDLTGGSVAVQGQSISNLTGFQKKKLATHLQMIFQDPYESLDPRQTVQQILEEKYRIHGHDSSHLSREIRQLLSQVGLSKDSLSRYPHEFSGGQRQRIGIARAVSMHPEIIICDEPVSALDVSVQSKILNLLLELQQTLGLTYVFISHDLSVVRHMSDQIGVMYLGKIVEMADAQDIYDNARHPYTRALLSAVPVPDPDTEPRRIILTGEVPSVENPPSGCRFHTRCPHVADICRQETPALISRGNDTCHVAACHFF; encoded by the coding sequence ATGACCATTTTAAATGTCAGCCGGCTTATAAAATATTTTCCCGTGCTGGGGGGCGTTTTTCTCAGGCGGACCGGCTGGGTCCATGCCGTGGATGATGTCTCGTTTTCTGTGGAAAAAGGAAAGACATTCGGCCTGGTGGGGGAATCCGGTTGCGGAAAAACCACGCTGGGGCGATGTATCATGGGCCTGTACGATCTCACCGGCGGGTCTGTCGCCGTTCAGGGACAATCCATCTCAAATCTGACTGGTTTTCAGAAAAAAAAACTGGCCACCCATCTTCAAATGATTTTTCAGGATCCCTATGAATCATTGGACCCCAGGCAGACGGTTCAGCAGATCCTGGAGGAAAAATACAGAATTCACGGTCATGATTCATCCCATCTGTCCCGGGAGATCCGGCAGCTTCTGTCCCAGGTGGGCCTTTCCAAAGACAGTCTGTCCAGATATCCCCATGAATTTTCAGGGGGCCAGCGCCAGCGCATCGGTATTGCCCGGGCCGTGAGCATGCACCCTGAAATCATCATCTGTGATGAACCGGTGTCGGCCCTGGATGTGTCGGTACAGTCCAAAATTTTAAATCTGTTACTGGAACTGCAGCAAACCCTGGGCCTGACCTATGTGTTTATTTCCCATGATCTTTCCGTGGTCCGGCACATGTCGGATCAGATCGGGGTGATGTATCTGGGAAAGATCGTGGAAATGGCGGATGCTCAGGATATCTATGACAATGCCCGGCATCCTTATACCCGGGCATTGCTTTCCGCGGTGCCCGTGCCGGATCCGGATACCGAACCCCGGCGGATCATTCTGACCGGTGAGGTCCCGTCTGTGGAAAATCCTCCTTCTGGATGCCGGTTTCATACCCGGTGTCCCCATGTTGCAGACATTTGCCGGCAGGAAACGCCGGCATTGATATCCAGGGGAAATGACACCTGTCATGTGGCTGCCTGCCATTTTTTCTGA